The sequence AGCTCTGCACTTTGCTTGATCACATCGACCGGAAAGTGCTTTTTCTCGTCCCATTCGCCGGCAAAGGGCGTGATGTTATCGGCGGTAAAACGCTGCGCCATGTCCTGGATCGCAAGCTGTTCTTCGGTAAGCTGGAATTGTCCTGTCATAAGAGTGCGCGTAGCTTTTCTTGGCGGAGGGGGGAAGGGCGCAAGGGGTGGGAATTACCCCATCGTCGGAATGATGAACGCGTCCTTATTGTCCGCGTCCGCCGTGCCGTCGGGCCAGCGCTGGGTGACCTTCTTGACCTTGGTCCAGAAACGCAGGCCCTCGGTGCCATACTGGTCCACATCGCCGAAGCCGCTGCGTTTCCAGCCGCCGAAGCTGTGATAGGCGACGGGCACCGGGATCGGCACGTTGATGCCGACCATGCCGACATTCACCCGGTGAGCGAATTCGCGCGCCGCATGGCCGTTGCGCGTGAAAATCGCGACGCCGTTCCCGTATTGGTGCTCGCTCGGCAGGCGCAACGCGTGCTCGAAATCGTCGGCGCGGACCATCTGCAGGACCGGGCCGAAAATTTCCTCTTGATAGCTCTCCATGTCCGGAGTTACCCGGTCGAGCAGCGTGGGGCCGACGAAGAAGCCTTTCTCGTGACCCTGTAGCGAGAAGCCGCGCCCGTCGATTACGACTTCCGCGCCTTCCTTTTCCGCCGTGTCGATCCAGCCTTCCACCCGCGCCTTGTGTTCGGGAGTGACGACCGGGCCGTAATGCGCATCGGGATCGTTGGACACGCCGATGCGCAGGCCGTTGATCGCCGGGATCAGCTTGTCACGCAGCCGCTCTGCCGTATCCTGCCCCACCGGGACCACCACGGGCAGCGCCATGCAACGCTCGCCAGCGGAGCCGAAAGCTGCGCCGGACAGGTCGTTCACCACCTGGTCGAGATCGGCGTCGGGCATCACGATACCGTGGTTCTTCGCGCCGCCCATCGCCTGCACGCGCTTGCCCGCTGCGACACCGCGCTTGTACACGTAATGCGCGATGTCGCTCGATCCGACGAAGCTAACAGCGGAGATATCCTCGTGGTCGAGGATTGCGTCGACCATTTCCTTGTCGCCATGGACCACTTGCAGCAGCCCTTCGGGTGCGCCGGCTTCCACGAACAATTCAGCCAGGCGCACCGGCACGGACGGATCGCGTTCGCTGGGCTTCAGGATGAACGCGTTGCCTGCGGCAATCGCCATGCCGAACATCCACATCGGGATCATCGCGGGGAAGTTGAACGGGGTTATACCCGCCCCGATACCGAGCGGCTGGCGCATGGAATAGACATCGATGCCAGGCCCGGCGCCCTGAGTATACTCGCCCTTGAGCACCTGCGGGATGCCGCAAGCATATTCGATCACTTCGAGGCCGCGCTGCACGTCGCCTTTCGCGTCGTCGATGACCTTGCCGTGCTCGCTGGAAAGCAGCTCGGCGAGCTCCTGCATATTGGCCTCGATCAGTTCCTTGTAGCGGAACATCACCCGGGCGCGCTTTTGCGGATTGGTCGCGGCCCAGCCGGGCTGGACCTCGCGCGCGGTTGCCACTGCGCGGTCGAGCAATGCAGCATCGCCCAGCGTAACCTGCGCCTGCACTTCGCCGGTGGAGGGGTTCCAGATATCGTGCGTGCGCGTGCCGGTGCTGTCCGACCCGCCCGCAAGGAAATGATGAATCTGGCGCATGTGATTTCTCCGGTAATTTTATTTCGTACTCGGCCCTAGCCGTAGCTCCGCGCGGCGCAAAGGGGGTGCGGGGAGTCTATCGTGCAAACCCGTGATTGTTCCGCCGCAATAGCTCCGCTAGGCCGCGCCAAGTGGTTTGGGGGACGGCATGAACGAAGCGATCGAGAACGAACAAGACCGGGCGGCTACCCGGCGCGAGGAAATCAAGGTCATCCTCGCCAGTTCGCTCGGCACCGTGTTCGAATGGTACGATTTCTTCCTTTACGGGCTGCTCGCCGGGTTCATCGCCGCGCAGTTCTTCTCGCAAGTAAACGAGACGACCGGCTTTATCCTCGCGCTGGCGGCGTTCGGTGCGGGTTTCATCGTTCGGCCATTCGGCGCGCTGCTGTTCGGCGCGATCGGGGACAGGATCGGGCGCAAGACGACTTTTCTTGCCACGATGATCCTGATGGGGCTGGCGACATTCGGCGTGGGTCTGCTCCCCAACTATGCCAGCATCGGGGTGGCGGCACCGCTGATCCTGGTCACTCTGCGGCTGCTGCAAGGGCTTGCCGTGGGCGGCGAATATGGCGGCGCGGCGACTTATGTGGCGGAGCATGCGCCCGAGGGGAAGCGCGGCTTCTTCACCAGCTGGATCCAGGCCACCGCGACGGTGGGATTGTTCGCCGCGCTGATCGTGGTGATCTCGCTGCGCACCGCGATGGGCGAGGAAGCCTTTGCCGATTGGGGCTGGCGTGTGCCGTTCCTGATTTCGATCCTGTTGCTGGCGATATCGGTGTGGATCCGTTTGCAGCTTTCCGAAAGCCCGGTTTTCCAGCGGATGAAGGATGAAGGCGCGGTCACCAAGACCCCGCTGCGCGAAAGCTTCGCCAAATGGACCAACCTCAAGCTGGTGCTGATCGTGCTGTTCGGCGCGGTCGCCGGGCAGGCGGTGGTCTGGTACACCGGACAATTCTACGCGATGTTCTTCCTCGAACGCGTGCTGAAGGTGGACGGGGCAACCGCCAATATCATGATCGCCGTGGCGCTGGTGATCGGCACGCCATTCTTCATCGTGTTCGGCTGGCTGAGCGACAAGATCGGGCGCAAGAAAATCATCATGGCCGGGCTGGCGCTGGCAGCGATCAGCTATTTCCCGGCATTTTACCTGCTCACTGCCGCCGCCAATCCGGCGTTGGCAGAGGCGCAGAGAAACGCGCCGATCACGGTCGAAGCCTATGCACCCGAATGCAGTTTCCAGTTCGATCCTATCGGCAAGAACAATTTCGATACGACGAGCTGCGATATCGCCAAGGCGACGCTGGCCGGTACCGGTCTCAGCTATAGGGTCACCGATGCAGCGCCCAACGCGCTCTCGCGCATCAGGGTGGGCGATGCCGTCATCGTCGCGCCCGATCCAGAGATCAACGAACCACGCGTGCGCGCCGTAGAGATAGAGGCGTTCCGCACGCTGGTCGCCGCCGAACTGAAAGCCGCAGGCTATCCGGCCGAGGCCGATCCCGCCCGCGTCGATCATTTCATGGTGGTGCTGATCCTGGTCTGGCTGGTGCTGGTCGTCACCATGACATACGGCCCGATTGCTGCGCTGCTGGTGGAAATGTTCCCCGCGCGCATCCGATATTCATCGATGAGCCTGCCCTATCATATCGGCAATGGCTGGTTCGGCGGCTTCCTGCCGACCACGGCTTTTGCGATGGTGGCATGGACCGGCGATATCTATTACGGACTGTGGTACCCGGTGCTGGTAATCGCCATGACGCTGGCGGTCGGGCTGCTGTTCTTGCCGGAAACCTTCCGCAAACGCATCGATCATTGAACGCTTCGTTGCACAAGAAGTGCGGTCGAACTGCGCAGCGCAAGGTCCTCGCGCCCGGCAAACAACTAGGCTGCGCTCTGCCGAGGTCGAGTTCCCTGGGCCAGCATCAAAACCGAAATCGACAAAATCGTTTTTATGGGGCGACAGTCACGTTCGGGGCGCGTCCGATCGTCTCTAATAGTGTCGGCGCCGGAGCAGATGGGCATTGCGATCAACCAAGTTCGAGATTTGGTAAATTTAACAACAGCCGGGCCGAGATCACATTCGGACCGAGTTTAGGAGGCTAAGGTTCGAGTCGCCAGATGGTCGCATTCTCGAAAATGCTAAAAATCAGGAGACCAATCATGGAAAAGACGATCATATTGAAAGTCGACAGGCCGATGCCTCGCGGTATCGGACCTACACCGGTTTCGACACGGTCACTTCCCTCAGGCATGGCCGAATCCGTGTCTGCCGCGGATGAACGCTCGCTGGAAACTCTCGCAGGCATGACGGTCGAGATGGCCGAGCTGAGTGAAAACGAACAGGCAGATCTCGACCGCGATCCGAATGTCGCAGGCCGTGGCAAACCCATGCCTTTGAAGCTTATAAGCCCCGTAGAAGAGGCTTCGGATTTCCCGGCAGCGAACAGCACTGGCGACGGCACTGGCGACGGCAATCCGACTTGGGGCGTCACAGCGACGGGTGCCGCAGCAAGCGATTATTCCGGACGGGGTGCCAAGGTCGCCGTTCTCGATACCGGCATCGATCGACACCACGAAGCTTTCGGGCGACTGCAAATCACCGAAGGAGGCAATTACGTCGATTTCACCGGAGAGGGATATGAAGACCGTAACG comes from Alteripontixanthobacter sp. and encodes:
- a CDS encoding MFS transporter encodes the protein MNEAIENEQDRAATRREEIKVILASSLGTVFEWYDFFLYGLLAGFIAAQFFSQVNETTGFILALAAFGAGFIVRPFGALLFGAIGDRIGRKTTFLATMILMGLATFGVGLLPNYASIGVAAPLILVTLRLLQGLAVGGEYGGAATYVAEHAPEGKRGFFTSWIQATATVGLFAALIVVISLRTAMGEEAFADWGWRVPFLISILLLAISVWIRLQLSESPVFQRMKDEGAVTKTPLRESFAKWTNLKLVLIVLFGAVAGQAVVWYTGQFYAMFFLERVLKVDGATANIMIAVALVIGTPFFIVFGWLSDKIGRKKIIMAGLALAAISYFPAFYLLTAAANPALAEAQRNAPITVEAYAPECSFQFDPIGKNNFDTTSCDIAKATLAGTGLSYRVTDAAPNALSRIRVGDAVIVAPDPEINEPRVRAVEIEAFRTLVAAELKAAGYPAEADPARVDHFMVVLILVWLVLVVTMTYGPIAALLVEMFPARIRYSSMSLPYHIGNGWFGGFLPTTAFAMVAWTGDIYYGLWYPVLVIAMTLAVGLLFLPETFRKRIDH
- a CDS encoding CoA-acylating methylmalonate-semialdehyde dehydrogenase, whose product is MRQIHHFLAGGSDSTGTRTHDIWNPSTGEVQAQVTLGDAALLDRAVATAREVQPGWAATNPQKRARVMFRYKELIEANMQELAELLSSEHGKVIDDAKGDVQRGLEVIEYACGIPQVLKGEYTQGAGPGIDVYSMRQPLGIGAGITPFNFPAMIPMWMFGMAIAAGNAFILKPSERDPSVPVRLAELFVEAGAPEGLLQVVHGDKEMVDAILDHEDISAVSFVGSSDIAHYVYKRGVAAGKRVQAMGGAKNHGIVMPDADLDQVVNDLSGAAFGSAGERCMALPVVVPVGQDTAERLRDKLIPAINGLRIGVSNDPDAHYGPVVTPEHKARVEGWIDTAEKEGAEVVIDGRGFSLQGHEKGFFVGPTLLDRVTPDMESYQEEIFGPVLQMVRADDFEHALRLPSEHQYGNGVAIFTRNGHAAREFAHRVNVGMVGINVPIPVPVAYHSFGGWKRSGFGDVDQYGTEGLRFWTKVKKVTQRWPDGTADADNKDAFIIPTMG